atggaaaataatattttttaaaaaagaatgtattaaaaagagtaagaaaaagacaaagaataaggaTTTGCTATGCAACACACGGAGCTAAATTCAACGtattataataacctataatgaaaaagagtctgaaaaactACATATACATaacaatcattttgctgtatacctgaaactaaaacaatactgtaaatcaattaaatgttaattaaaaaattccagtctcttgggacagaccatgatggaaaataatatgaaaaaaaaataatgtttatataagtgtgactgggtcactatgctgtaaagTAGAAGtcgacacagcactgtaaatcaactatattctaataaaaatgaaataattaaaaactcagtttctcaggaaaaaaggtaaaactaCTAGTTATATAATAAACAAATCCTgaggatgtaatatacaacatgataATTATAGCAGTTTATAATATTTGAACATTGCTAAAAGAATAAATCTTCTCatcccaagaaaaaaatctggtatATGCGTACAATggaaaatagaatattactcagcaatggAAAGAATAAGCTGcttatacatgaaaaaataaggaaatctcaaaatcattttactcagtgaaagaagccagagggaaaaGAGCACATACATAATCCAATTACATATCATTCAGATCATTGGTTATCTGCAAATGGGTTTGGAGGAAACATCGATTGAAAAGAGGCATAATAAATCTTTTGGAAGTGAGGGAATGTTCTGTTATCTTGATGTGATGATGTtttcatttatgtaaatattGTCAAAACTCACAGAATTGTGCACTTTGAATGCTTACTCTTTGTCTTACACCAATTATTCCTCAgtaattgttttgaaaaaaaataatgagcagATCCTTTTTTAGATCCAAGGCTTTGCATTTTAGAGCAATGACTCAAAAATACctctttttttgaatgaaagtttaattttcacataaaaaGTCATAAGCTACACAAAGGAATAGAAAAggattattcacttatttatcataattatatataatgtcTTTATAGTTTATGATAATAAACAATGATACATACtatcattaattaatttatctaGATATTTCTTATATAAAAACCTGAAAGTTAAAAGTAGGCtaaaactttttaatataattgttAGTGTAGCAGCAGCTGAGTGAAGAGTCAACACCATGAATACTatcatttaaattaagaaaatttcctTAGTTATGACACTACAATTAGTTATAGGTATAAATTTAATGGGATGTCATGAGTTTAAAGAAGTAATGATGTTTTAGACTACTGTGGAATTTAGGTTACTTAGGCATGTTTTACTAGCACTCCTTTAGGAGTAAAATACAGAATCTTTCACACAACACTCTGAGTCCTATAATGGAATGATCCTTCAATGAAAGAGgctcctgattttttaaaattgcagctCACCTAAATCTCAGACACAGGGGCTTTGCCCACTGGATATTAGTAATCTTATATTAAACTGAGATAAAAGAGTTACTGCAAAGTCAAGACAGTTGACTGTCAAGCACATAGGCAAAACTGCAATTTGAAAGCTCAGTTCGAATCCTGAACTTACTTTCTTAACTCTTGATGATTAACTGTTATTACTCGCATTTTCCTCCTCATTTATAAGGCAGCATTTCCTCAGTGAGAGGTGCTCAAAAATTAGAAGTCATTATTCACTCCCAcctcattctctttttattaacCATCAAACAATATCCAGCTTAGTTTACCcacaattttaaagattttcccTCTCTTCACTGTCTCGTGTAAGACTTTCATTCCTAAACCACCATAATCTCTTACTTGGACAATCACACACTTTCTGGGATTATCCTCTTCTCCCATGAATATGTGTCTACCACAAGCTACCAGTGTGATTTTTATAAACTGCCAATTTGAACATAATACATCCTGTAAAAAATCCCCAGTGCACCCTGCTTCCTACAGAGTAAAGGCCATCTGCCTTGTTTTGTTATATAGGACTGTGTGATTTACACGAATTTCCTTTTGAgtctctcatttcctttcttgtgtATGAAAAACCAGGATTTAACTTCGATTAGTTCAAATATAggtatttattttccttggcacagaaaattttctattttatcttgctCAAGTCcacttatgttttaaaatgtacttgTGAAGTTTTCCCTGCTCATTCAGATCACTCATCTTTAGAGGCTGCACTCTTCTTGTACTTTCTATGTATGCCTTTATTCAATGGGCTTTATTCACCATATGACATTGTACCTCTCTATTCAGCTATTTTCCCCTTAATTATTGTGAGGTCAAGTACAGAAATTACTTATCCCTATGAATTTTTATAGGACAAAGAGAACTTGAGAattcaataaatactaatttGATGAATGAATTCTAAGGCATATACAAGAAGATATGAATCTTCTGTActcttgcttatttttattatagttttcttGTGAAAGTGGAGAATATTCAAAAATAACTTATACGTTTAGTAGATATTCAAGGGGGGGAGAAATAATAAGGACGCAGGTCAGAGAAACCATGAAATGAATGTTATTCATTTAGCCTCTGGACAATTAAGAGTTACTTATATGCCATCTTTCAGACTCTGTGCACTGCAGACTACATGATTCTCTCACTAAATGTTCAAACAGATTTATTCAGTAAATCTGATATTTTGATCTTTCCTGTTTATTACATCATATGGTGTTACCTCTACCAAATAAATACTTATCCACCTAACATATGAGTTTAACTCAAGATGAATAATACATCCCAAACAACAACCTTTAAGAGTCAGGAGCAAAGAGTGAATACAGTTTTCCTCTAAACCAATTACATGGCAATCCTTACCTTTGCCCCAAATGAAGATGAAGCACAGAGAAAGTCATTTCACTCCAAAATCAACAGCCAGACAAAATATATCCAAAAGGAATTCTTTGGCTGTGAGAACATGGAGTTCAAATAAATAAACTCCcttaagaataaatatttctaagatcattggtttttttttttttttttgagtcagtgCTTCCCAAATTGTTATAATGCCAAGGTCTTTCAGTTCTATTACTactaaaataaagtgaaataaaaatattttccccctaAGATCTTTCCCAGAGCCTCTTTGACATCTTTGTTTCTTAGAGAGTAAATCAAAGGGTTCAACATGGGAGTGACCAGGGTGTAACACAAGGAGGCCACTTTACTCAGCTCAGGATATCCATCAGGgatgaaatacataaaaatgatggCACCATACAGTACACTCACGACTCCTAGGTGAGAGCTGCAAGTGGAGAAGACTTTCTTACGCCCTTCAGCGGAGCGGATTTTCAGAACCGTGGACACAATATACACATAGGACACAACAATGACAATTATGGTAGGGAAAATGATAATGAtgcacaagaaaaaagaaaccatcctATGAACATAGAGATCAGAACAAGAAATCCTCTGAAGGGGACGGTAATCACAGTAAAAGTGGTCAATGGCCCGAGACGCACAAAAGGATAAAGTAAATGTCATGCTGGTCTGAAGAATGGAGCTGATGCAGCCACAAAAGTAGGAACCTGCCACCAACTGAGTGCAGAGACGTGTTGACATGTGGACAGAGTAgagcagtgggttgcagatggcaatgaagcggtcataagccatgactGCCAGGAGAAAGCCCTCAGTCACAATGAAGAGGGCAAAGAGAAAGAGCTGGGTCACACAGCCTGCAAAGGAGATGGTCTTGCTCTCAGACCAGAAGTTGATCATAGCCTTGGGTGCAATAACAGACGAATAGAAGAGATCAACGAAGGAGAGGTTGCCTAGGAAGAAATACATTGGTGTCTTCAGCTGGGGGTCAGTCATAATAACGGCCATCATGCCAACATTCCCCAGAAGGaccatggtgtagaccagcagaaagagcaggaagaggagagtGTGGAACTCTGGGCGGACCCTGAAGCCTACAAGAATGAAGTCAGTCACTCCTGAGTGGTTGCTTGTTCCCCTGTCCCCCATGCCAATGGCAGAAACCTGCTGAGAGGCACAAggcaaaatcaatgaaactgtgGCTGTGAGTCTAGTGCCATAAATCCTCTCTAAACTGTAGAAATCAATTATTTACAGCTTAATGAGATACtgcatataaaacaattttaaagtcaAGAAGATGCAGGAATTTGGATTAGCATTCACTAGGCTTCTGAAACATTTATTCTATTGAGCAGTGAAAGCAAttctttggttattttatttaaatcatacCTTTGCAAGGAATTCAGTAAGAAAGTAGCCTATTTTCTTGTGTAATTTTACTAACATTCTGAATTTCTGTTCTTAGTATATTTACATTAACATTATGTTTATCTAAATTAGTATTACTCACAAAATAAATTAGGAACATTACATTTTCTCTAAAACAGGAGTAGTACATATAATATCAATGACAGTGTTTGTTGCCATTATGATAGACAAGTCAATATTTGAATTAGTATACAAcactaataaatatatttaaaatattttttcctcattacaACCTcaatttattatttccattattactGTATCCATctttgaaaatagaataaaataggtAAGTTATTGGTATGTTAAATGTATAAACATCAAAAAATCACTAAGcctagagaaaacaaaattatctaAAGCTGTTTCCAAACATATCTTCATTTTCTCAGATCAAAGCTGTTCCctcaaataaatgcatttttattgactcatgattaatatttaattgccattagtaattttttaattaaaaataccacAATCATTTAGCCCTCTTTTTGAAGCAGAGGGAGAAGGTGGTGGCCATTCCAATCCTTACACAGCAATGAATGACTCTACCAAGGCTGCATCAGTTCAAAGGATCTCACTCTTCAGGCAGGGCAGGCAAGCTTAAGAAAAATATGCAAAGGAAAGGTCCTTTCTTGAGTTCTAGTATGCTTTATACATCATAAATTAGGAATAATAGGGTAGCCATGAATATTTAAGGCTATCAACCTTGTGTCATCCAGAGTCCATGGTCATGAGCGAGAGCATCAACAGTGGTAGGTATGATGGCCTTAGTTATTTTTAGGCCTGTGAAACCTGCTTCAGGATATATCAGCACTGAGGTTTTGCTCATCCTCTGTGATGGATTCTACTGGGAGAGGAGCAATCATAAAGTCAATTATAGAGACACAAGTACAGGCTCTAGGGCTGCTGTCTATGAGGACACTGACAAAGAAAAACTTTGTTGTAATGGCCACAAGCAGGCAAATTGATAGGCATAGAGAAACACTGAAAAGTTTGCACTATTTgagaagttttaaataaataattacttaaaattaggTAGTAAATTACTTTTGCTATgattctaaaaggcaaaaatcactCCTTCAGATTATGGTTTCCCTGTATTTCTTGATGCAGATATATTTCATGGTATACAAATTCCCTCTAAATCACAAACTCAAAGTTAGATAATGTTCTgctaattttatgttttcctatATTTAAATAGGTTAGATAATATAATGGAATAAatgattatattaaataaaattattttaaaaatctctagtaAAGTAGAGTAgtacttatatttaaaattccTTAATAGCTAATGTGTGACTGAAAGGCTAGATTAAAACCAGAGACATTATAATCTATTTAATAAGCCTAATATTATAAGGATGTAATTTTTCCTAAACATTTCCATAAGTtaattataatcatatttttagaaaatccctttttaattaaaaattatttttagaatttatctGGAATTGTTTTGATCTAAAGGTTGAAAAATGATATGGGGTCAGAGCTTCTCTTtattataatacagtattattaagaGTTTGGTCAGTATAGGAAAAGAAAGTTTAGGAATGTTaaacaggaaaatattaattAGGTTGAAATGAAGCCTATGAAATTTGGAAAGTCTGGAGGAAATTCTAGCTGAAACTCTTGTAATGACTCTTAGAACAACATAGCCCTAATTCACAAGGGAGGCTACTATTGTAGGTACAACTTAAAAATATAGTACTGTTAACTGTGATCCAAGGATTAGatatatagaagcaaaaatatgCCACTACTTTCTCATCCCTCAAAAAAGCTTCTTTAGAAAGTTGGAGGCTCAACAAGGCTTCAGAGAAAAGTCCCCAGGTTTCCACAGCTTCCTAACTGGTAGAAAAGTCAAAAGGAATAGAATCCTCATTGATCCCAAACCACTGTGCCCTTCCAAATTCTGAGTCTGTATGGATGTAACTGGTGTAGTAAAATCTGTGTCAAGAAACTTAGTAGGAGGagacattttaatcttttaatatcACCAACTAGAAAGCACATGGAAAAGAGCTTGGTATCTAATCTGTAAAATCTACCAGAatccaatatattttttctcattcctaaACTTCCCACAGTACCATTAGCAATAACAACATTCTACTGCTTATGAATGCGTAAGAAACACTGACATTCACAGTAAATGGGATAAACCCTAACAAATTCAAAGACTGAAATCATTAAAGGTaaggtttgtgtttttgtttttgttttgctttttagggccacacttgcggcatatggaagttcccaagctagggatcaaaatggagctacagctgctggcctatgccatagctacagcaatgtgggattcccAGCCCtctgccagggatcgaac
Above is a window of Sus scrofa isolate TJ Tabasco breed Duroc chromosome 5, Sscrofa11.1, whole genome shotgun sequence DNA encoding:
- the LOC100737467 gene encoding olfactory receptor 9K2-like, coding for MGDRGTSNHSGVTDFILVGFRVRPEFHTLLFLLFLLVYTMVLLGNVGMMAVIMTDPQLKTPMYFFLGNLSFVDLFYSSVIAPKAMINFWSESKTISFAGCVTQLFLFALFIVTEGFLLAVMAYDRFIAICNPLLYSVHMSTRLCTQLVAGSYFCGCISSILQTSMTFTLSFCASRAIDHFYCDYRPLQRISCSDLYVHRMVSFFLCIIIIFPTIIVIVVSYVYIVSTVLKIRSAEGRKKVFSTCSSHLGVVSVLYGAIIFMYFIPDGYPELSKVASLCYTLVTPMLNPLIYSLRNKDVKEALGKILGGKYFYFTLF